The proteins below come from a single Bombus fervidus isolate BK054 chromosome 15, iyBomFerv1, whole genome shotgun sequence genomic window:
- the Mi-2 gene encoding chromodomain-helicase-DNA-binding protein Mi-2 homolog isoform X3 encodes MAKYLSVPCRRGTVMENSSFDGEDDIDETGGQVSNVNQQVDGSSDAEESQRLEEDDDYEPEERKKKKGKKRKARSEDKKGKKKKKKKKSDSGDESDFGGGGETGDVAGDDSDYAGNRKSRKSSSRKSSSHNAPAPPSQEPTTGMPTIEEVCNTFGLTDVQIEYTDADFQNLTTYKLFQQHVRPLLAKENPKVPMSKLMMLVAAKWRDFSELNPHTQPDADVSSANVDEDSRNARANRGGTVQEGEDEEDDDEDSDRKRKSRGSRAKKGKKASKVPTLKIKLGKRKRGSSDEEAEGSGVGTDRDSDMEFEQMLADAEEPTGADGTNKGNVEESGVEPPAEPPVRRKAKTKIGNKTKKKKKTKTTSKFPDGEEGLQTDHQDYCEVCQQGGEIILCDTCPRAYHLVCLEPELEETPEGKWSCPHCEGEGAAEDDDEHMEFCRICKDGGELLCCDSCTSAYHTHCLNPPLSEIPDGDWKCPRCSCPPIRGKVAKILTWRWKECPETPSEEPSTSKAAPKQRRIREFFVKWADMSYWHCDWITELQLDVFHPLMFRNYSRKYDMDEPPKLEEPLDESDSRVKRLKEQDVATNRDEYNLEERFYRYGVRPEWLVVHRVINHRLSRDGRATYLVKWRELGYDQATWEDEHEDIPGLKQAIEYYLDLRAANCCDGSSSRKGKKGKGKKSKTRELIDDEERTPKRYTPPPDKPTTDLKKKYERQPEYLDQTGMQLHPYQLEGLNWLRYSWGQGIDTILADEMGLGKTIQTITFLYSLYKEGHCKGPFLVSVPLSTIINWEREFETWAPDFYCVTYVGDKDSRIVIRENELSFEEGAVRGGRASKIRSNQIKFNVLLTSYELISIDSACLGSIDWAVLVVDEAHRLKSNQSKFFRLLASYNIAYKLLLTGTPLQNNLEELFHLLNFLCRDKFNDLAAFQNEFADISKEEQVKKLHELLGPHMLRRLKADVLKNMPSKSEFIVRVELSPMQKKYYKYILTRNFEALNPKGGGQQVSLLNIMMDLKKCCNHPYLFPAASQEAPTAPNGSYETSALIKAAGKLVLLSKMLKKLRDDGHRVLIFSQMTKMLDILEDYLEGEGYKYERIDGNITGAQRQEAIDRFNAPGAQQFVFLLSTRAGGLGINLATADTVIIYDSDWNPHNDIQAFSRAHRIGQANKVMIYRFVTRNSVEERVTQVAKRKMMLTHLVVRPGMGGKGANFSKQELDDILRFGTEELFKEEEGKEDEAIHYDDKAVAELLDRSKEGIEQKENWANEYLSSFKVASYVTKEGETEEEADTEIIKQEAENTDPAYWIKLLRHHYEQQQEDIARTLGKGKRIRKQVNYNDGGVTGDQSTRDDQPWQENLSDYNSDFSAPSDDDKEDDDFDEKGDGDLLSRRSRRRLERRDEKDRPLPPLLARVNGNIEVLGFNARQRKAFLNAIMRYGMPPQDAFNSQWLVRDLRGKSEKNFKAYVSLFMRHLCEPGADNAETFADGVPREGLSRQHVLTRIGVMSLIRKKVQEFEHINGYYSMPEMIRKPVEPVKVDGGGEGATGTSSTSATPATSNAPSPSPAATPTPTTIPGSTNTDSNKSNSDTSEVKECKEVPKDKESVDAKDVEESKESKEEEENNTEKDKDKEDTKKEEKDTEAETQDKEKDKVDATDEKLVTKHDEKVDNSESKTKQDSEEDVVIVKDDEEETEKREEKDNKDKDIKDCDSETMKPKRKFMFNIADGGFTELHTLWLNEEKAAVPGREYEIWHRRHDYWLLAGIVTHGYGRWQDIQNDIRFAIINEPFKMDVGKGNFLEIKNKFLARRFKLLEQALVIEEQLRRAAYLNLTQDPNHPAMSLNARFAEVECLAESHQHLSKESLAGNKPANAVLHKVLNQLEELLSDMKSDVSRLPATLARIPPVAQRLQMSERSILSRLAATAPGGSSSQSGQAALLAQQFPAGFSGGQLPATFAGAANFGNFRPQYSVPGQPPQGFTA; translated from the exons ATGGCAAAATATTTGTCGGTGCCATGTCGTCGCGGTACTGTGATGGAAAATAGTTCTTTCGACG GGGAGGATGACATAGATGAAACTGGAGGTCAAGTTTCAAATGTTAACCAACAAGTGGATGGTTCATCCGATGCAGAAGAATCTCAAAGACTT GAAGAAGATGATGATTATGAAccagaggaaagaaaaaagaagaaaggaaaaaaacgaaaagcTCGTAGTGAAGAtaagaaagggaagaaaaagaagaaaaagaaaaaatctgaTTCTGGAGAt GAAAGTGATTTTGGAGGAGGCGGTGAAACTGGTGATGTAGCTGGTGATGATAGTGACTATGCTGGaaatagaaaaagtagaaaatctTCCTCCAGGAAATCATCTAGTCACAATGCACCAGCTCCTCCTAGCCAGGAACCCACAACAGGAATGCCTACGATTGAGGAAGTCTGTAACACTTTTGGATTAACTGATGTACAAATTGAATACACTGATGCAGACTTCCAGAATTTAACTacctataaattatttcaacaacATGTCAGGCCACTGCTAGCAAAAGAGAAtccaaaa GTTCCAATGTCGAAGCTTATGATGTTAGTGGCTGCCAAATGGCGTGATTTTTCTGAATTAAATCCTCACACACAGCCAGATGCGGATGTATCTTCTGCAAATGTAGATGAAGACAGTAGAAATGCAAGGGCAAATCGTGGTGGAACTGTCCAGGAAGGCGAAGATGAAGAAGACGATGACGAAGATAGTGATAGAAAACGGAAATCACGAGGATCAAGAGcgaagaagggaaagaaagcTTCTAAAGTACCAACACTCAAGATCAAACTTGGAAAGCGCAAACGAGGAAGCTCGGATGAGGAAGCAGAGGGTAGTGGTGTTGGTACTGACAGAGATTCAGACATGGAATTTGAGCAAATGTTGGCAGATGCGGAGGAACCTACTGGTGCGGATGGGACGAACAAAGGAAACGTTGAAGAAAGTGGGGTTGAACCACCGGCAGAACCACCTGTTCGCAGGAAGGCAAAGACCAAAATCGGAAATAAGactaagaagaagaaaaagacaaaaacCACGTCGAAGTTTCCAGACGGGGAAGAAGGTCTTCAG ACTGATCATCAGGATTATTGTGAAGTATGTCAACAAGGTGGAGAAATTATTCTATGCGACACATGTCCTAGAGCTTATCACTTGGTGTGTCTAGAGCCTGAATTAGAAGAAACTCCGGAAGGAAAATGGAGTTGTCCTCATTGTGAAGGAGAAG GTGCAGCTGAAGACGATGATGAGCATATGGAATTTTGTAGAATATGTAAAGATGGTGGTGAATTGCTATGCTGTGATAGCTGTACTAGCGCGTACCATACACATTGTTTGAATCCACCGCTTTCAGAAATTCCTGATGGCGACTGGAAGTGTCCCAGATGTTCTTGTCCACCTATACGTGGAAAAG TTGCAAAGATTTTAACATGGAGGTGGAAGGAATGCCCAGAAACACCCTCAGAGGAACCGTCAACAAGTAAAGCTGCTCCTAAGCAACGTAGAATACGCGAATTCTTCGTGAAATGGGCAGATATGTCTTATTGGCATTGCGACTGGATCACAGAATTACAGCTTGATGTTTTCCATCCTCTCATGTTTAG AAATTATTCACGAAAATATGATATGGACGAACCACCGAAGTTGGAGGAACCATTAGACGAAAGCGATTCCAGAGTGAAACGTTTAAAAGAACAGGACGTTGCAACTAATAGGGATGAATACAATTTAGAGGAACGATTCTATCGTTACGGAGTTCGACCAGAGTGGCTTGTAGTGCATCGAGTAATTAATCATAGGCTTTCAAGAGATGGTAGAGCGACGTATCTCGTTAAATGGAGGGAATTAGGATACGATCAAGCAACTTGGGAGGATGAGCATGAAGATATTCCTGGGTTAAAGCAAGCTATCGAATATTACTTGGATCTCAGAGCTGCAAACTGTTGTGATGGTAGTTCGTCCCGCAAGGGCAAGAAGG GTAAAGGCAAGAAATCGAAAACTCGTGAACTCATCGATGACGAAGAAAGAACGCCTAAGAGGTATACTCCTCCACCTGACAAACCTACCACAGatctaaagaaaaaatatgaacGGCAGCCAGAATATCTAGATCAGACTGGAATGCAGTTACATCCTTATCAGCTAGAA GGTTTAAATTGGTTAAGATATTCATGGGGCCAAGGTATAGACACTATTTTAGCGGACGAGATGGGTCTAGGAAAAACGATCCAAACTATCACCTTTCTGTATTCATTATACAAAGAAGGTCACTGCAAGGGACCGTTTCTTGTATCTGTTCCTTTATCAACTATCATTAACTGGGAACGTGAATTTGAAACCTGGGCACCTGATTTTTACTGTGTTACTTACGTTG GTGACAAGGACAGTCGTATTGTAATTCGTGAGAATGAATTGTCTTTCGAAGAGGGTGCTGTTCGTGGTGGCCGAGCATCGAAAATCCGATCGaatcaaattaaattcaatgtaCTTCTTACCAGTTACGAGCTGATCTCAATTGATTCTGCGTGCTTAGGATCGATAGATTGGGCTGTATTAGTAGTAGACGAAGCACATAGACTCAAATCTAACCAGTCGAAATTTTTTAGACTATTAGCGTCCTATAATATCgcgtataaattattgttaactGGAACTCCTCTGCAAAATAACTTGGAGGAATTGTTCCATCTTTTGAATTTCCTCTGTCGTGATAAATTCAATGATTTAGCTGCGTTCCAAAATGAATTCGCTGATATTTCAAAAGAAGAACAAGTGAAGAAGTTGCATGAACTACTCGGACCACACATGTTAAGGAGATTAAAGGCTGATGTATTAaag aATATGCCGAGTAAATCGGAATTCATTGTCCGTGTCGAATTATCGCCTAtgcaaaagaaatattataaatatatattgacGAGGAACTTCGAGGCGCTGAATCCCAAGGGAGGAGGTCAACAAGTGTCGCTATTGAATATCATGATGGATCTTAAAAAGTGCTGCAACCATCCTTACTTATTTCCAGCCGCGTCTCAAGAAGCACCAACCGCACCAAACGGAAGTTACGAAACATCTGCTCTAATCAAAGCAGCAGGAAAATTGGTTCTATTGAGCAAAATGTTAAAGAAATTAAGAGATGATGGACATAGAGTCTTGATTTTTTCTCAAATGACAAAAATGTTAGACATTCTCGAAGATTATTTAGAAGGAGAGGGTTATAAGTATGAAAGAATAGACGGTAATATTACTGGTGCTCAACGACAAGAAGCCATTGACAGATTTAATGCACCTG gCGCGCAACAGTTTGTTTTTCTACTTTCTACTCGGGCCGGTGGTTTGGGTATAAACTTGGCTACTGCCGACACTGTGATCATTTACGATTCCGACTGGAATCCACACAATGACATTCAGGCATTTAGTAGAGCACATAGAATCGGTCAAGCTAATAAAGTCATGATTTATAGATTTGTAACtcgcaactctgtcgaagaaCGAGTTACACAAGTGGCAAAGCGTAAAATGATGTTAACACATTTAGTCGTGAGACCTGGAATGGGTGGTAAAGGCGCTAATTTCAGTAAACAAGAACTTGATGATATTTTACGATTCG GTACTGAGGAATTGTTCAAAGAGGAGGAAGGCAAAGAGGATGAAGCCATTCATTATGATGACAAAGCTGTGGCTGAATTGTTAGACAGAAGCAAAGAAGGTATCGAACAGAAAGAAAACTGGGCCAACGAGTATCTAAGTTCGTTTAAAGTAGCATCGTACGTAACAAAGGAAGGTGAAACGGAAGAAGAAGCGGACACGGAGATTATTAAACAAGAAGCTGAGAACACAGATCCAGCTTATTGGATTAAATTATTGAGACATCATTATGAACAACAACAGGAAGACATTGCCAGAACACTTGGAAAAG gtAAACGAATACGTAAGCAAGTGAACTATAATGATGGAGGAGTAACTGGAGACCAAAGTACAAGGGATGATCAACCATGGCAGGAGAATCTTTCTGATTACAACAGTGATTTTAGTGCTCCTAGCGATGACGATAAAGAAGACgacgattttgacgaaaagggTGATGGTGACCTGTTATCTCGCAGAAGCAGGCGAAGATTAGAGAGGAGAGACGAAAAGGATCGACCTCTTCCTCCATTGCTTGCCAGAGTTAATGGAAACATTGAA GTACTGGGCTTCAATGCCAGACAAAGGAAAGCATTCCTGAATGCGATTATGCGTTATGGTATGCCACCACAGGACGCGTTTAACTCTCAGTG GTTGGTACGAGACCTGAGAGGCAAGTCGGAGAAGAATTTCAAGGCCTACGTTTCCCTTTTCATGCGACATTTGTGTGAACCTGGTGCGGATAATGCCGAAACATTTGCTGATGGTGTCCCGAGAGAAGGTCTTAGTAGACAGCACGTTTTAACAAGAATTGGTGTAATGTCTTTAATAAGGAAAAAG gTGCAAGAATTCGAACACATAAACGGATATTACTCGATGCCAGAAATGATTCGCAAACCGGTAGAACCTGTGAAAGTAGATGGTGGTGGAGAAGGAGCTACTGGAACTAGCAGTACCAGTGCAACACCAGCTACATCTAATGCACCTAGCCCGAGTCCTGCTGCAACTCCAACGCCAACTACTATCCCTGGAAGTACGAATACTGACTCCAACAAGTCAAATTCAGACACGTCTGAAGTAAAAGAATGTAAAGAAGTACCCAAGGATAAAGAA aGTGTTGATGCGAAAGATGTGGAGGAATCAAAAGAATctaaagaagaggaagaaaataatacgGAAAAAGATAAAGACAAGGAGGACAccaagaaagaagagaaggatACAGAGGCAGAAACACAggataaagagaaagataaagtAGATGCTACAGACGAAAAATTAGTGACGAAACACGACGAAAAAGTAGACAACTCTGAAAGCAAAACAAAACAAGATTCCGAGGAAGATGTAGTTATCGTCAAAGACGAtgaagaagaaacagaaaagcGAGAG GAGAAAGATAATAAAGATAAGGACATAAAGGACTGTGATTCAGAGACGATGAAACCCAAGCGCAAGTTCATGTTCAACATAGCTGATGGTGGTTTCACTGAATTACACACATTATGGTTAAATGAAGAGAAAGCTGCAGTACCTGGCCGTGAATACGAAATTTGGCATAGAAGACATGACTATTGGTTACTGGCTGGCATTGTTACACATGGCTATGGTCGTTGGCAAGATATCCAAAATGATATTag GTTTGCAATAATAAATGAACCATTTAAGATGGACGTGGGTAAGGGTAactttttagaaataaaaaacaaattccTAGCTCGACGTTTCAAACTGTTGGAACAGGCATTAGTGATAGAAGAGCAATTGAGAAGAGCCGCGTACCTGAACTTAACGCAGGATCCTAATCACCCTGCGATGAGCCTGAATGCAAGATTTGCCGAAGTCGAGTGCCTTGCAGAATCACATCAACATCTTAGTAAAGAAAGCCTTGCCGGAAATAAACCAGCAAATGCTGTGTTGcataaa GTACTAAATCAATTGGAAGAACTGTTGTCTGACATGAAATCTGACGTGAGTCGTTTACCAGCAACATTAGCTCGCATTCCACCTGTTGCTCAAAGACTTCAAATGTCAGAGAGGTCGATATTGAGTCGATTGGCAGCAACCGCACCAGGTGGTAGCAGTTCTCAGTCGGGTCAAGCAGCGCTGTTAGCGCAACAGTTCCCAGCCGGTTTCTCTGGCGGACAATTGCCAGCTACATTCGCTGGTGCGGCTAATTTCGGGAATTTTAGACCACAATACTCAGTACCAGGTCAACCACCACAGGGATTCACAG CTTGA